The Lycium barbarum isolate Lr01 chromosome 12, ASM1917538v2, whole genome shotgun sequence genome includes a region encoding these proteins:
- the LOC132624756 gene encoding putative F-box protein At1g32420: MEEDKIIVMDNVYIPHETVFEILKRVPAKSLMRFRCVSKYFYSLISESSFIEAHHKSLVTQFFLLNRIALIPKHVIYNLSQREEDQDLANCPLRYLDEPCFRNLLYMHSINGLVCLWNHKGDVAICNPFIKEHVFLPKVPHIEKVSDSTTYLFGFDPTTKKHKVLMEYMAPYEYRSRVKYWIFTIGVDKSWREISGQFSKAYFTFWALISIACGTVRSAMIFALPLMESWPTIQSVLHGMLADNKVMEKLENLNSKLKAFIIAMPEVERVYLLEKERSKEGIRIRSDYRFTKSFDYQRKQVYQRVFSV; encoded by the exons ATGGAAGAGGACAAGATTATTGTCATGGATAATGTATACATTCCCCATGAGACAGTCTTCGAAATTTTGAAAAGAGTTCCTGCCAAGTCTCTAATGCGTTTTAGGTGTGTTTCGAAATACTTTTATTCTCTTATATCAGAATCCTCATTCATTGAAGCACATCACAAAAGTTTGGTCACACAATTCTTCCTTCTAAATCGCATAGCTTTGATTCCAAAACATGTCATATATAATTTATCCCAGAGAGAAGAAGATCAAGATTTAGCTAATTGTCCCCTCCGGTATTTGGATGAGCCATGCTTCCGTAATCTTCTCTATATGCACTCTATCAACGGCCTAGTTTGTCTATGGAACCATAAGGGAGATGTTGCTATTTGCAATCCTTTCATAAAAGAACATGTCTTTCTTCCTAAAGTACCACACATTGAAAAAGTTTCCGATTCGACTACTTACCTCTTCGGTTTTGATCCCACCACCAAGAAACATAAAGTATTGATGGAGTATATGGCTCCTTATGAATACAGGAGTCGTGTGAAATATTGGATTTTCACCATTGGGGTGGACAAGTCGTGGAGAGAGATATCCG GGCAATTTAGCAAGGCATACTTCACATTCTGGGCTTTAATATCTATTGCATGCGGTACAGTAAGATCAGCAATGATTTTTGCATTACCATTGATGGAAAGCTGGCCAACAATCCAAAGTGTGCTACATGGCATGTTGGCAGATAACAAAGTGATGGAAAAATTAGAAAACTTAAACTCCAAACTGAAAGCATTTATTATAGCAATGCCTGAAGTAGAGAGGGTGTATTTACTTGAGAAAGAAAGGAGCAAGGAAGGCATCAGAATCCGATCAGATTATCGCTTCACCAAGTCATTTGATTACCAGAGAAAACAAGTGTATCAGAGGGTATTTTCAGTCTAA
- the LOC132621960 gene encoding uncharacterized protein LOC132621960, with protein MSRSSEAAFMKRKRPNMDSATPGLVDADRIVLDVVKSKRNLGMWVAEVKKEANLAPTIVDKSLMSLVKKKLIKQVVNIQNKGRKHYMAVEFEPSEVLTGGAWYSEGNLDKEFITILRDTCLRVIAKQTVATTEGIHDFLKHRQVAECTRQQVAEILNSMVLDNAIIEVKSTGLGEYHSIPVGTVCYRTASGAALGTGPKTIGPMASIPCGACPRISQCTPNGIISPQTCVYYTKWLNFEF; from the coding sequence ATGAGCCGATCAAGTGAAGCAGCTTTCATGAAGCGGAAAAGACCAAACATGGATTCAGCTACTCCAGGACTTGTAGATGCTGACCGTATAGTGCTCGATGTGGTCAAAAGTAAAAGGAATCTGGGTATGTGGGTGGCAGAGGTGAAAAAAGAGGCAAACCTCGCACCAACTATTGTGGATAAATCCCTGATGTCACTGGTGAAAAAGAAGTTGATAAAACAAGTCGTGAATATCCAAAATAAGGGAAGGAAACATTACATGGCTGTTGAGTTTGAACCTTCGGAGGTACTGACTGGTGGTGCATGGTACTCGGAGGGAAATCTTGATAAGGAATTCATCACCATTCTTAGAGACACGTGCCTCAGGGTCATAGCAAAGCAGACAGTCGCTACTACGGAGGGAATCCACGACTTCTTGAAGCACCGGCAAGTTGCTGAGTGTACACGTCAACAAGTCGCAGAAATATTGAACTCTATGGTTCTGGACAATGCTATTATAGAGGTAAAGAGTACTGGATTGGGAGAATATCATTCCATTCCTGTTGGAACAGTTTGTTATCGAACTGCAAGTGGAGCTGCTTTAGGGACTGGCCCGAAAACAATAGGGCCAATGGCTTCAATTCCATGTGGTGCTTGCCCTAGGATTAGTCAATGTACACCAAATGGAATTATATCCCCGCAAACCTGTGTTTACTACACTAAATGGTTGAACTTTGAATTTTGA